The following proteins are encoded in a genomic region of Acidobacteriota bacterium:
- the metG gene encoding methionine--tRNA ligase subunit beta produces the protein MSDSFDSSDLVLEDSYYFRLSDYDDFLIEVIENSPGLLRPEGRKNEVISFVRSGLQDLSISRMKDSVSWGVPVPDDDEHVMYVWLDALSNYITAIGYGNSAKASVGFEKYWQNVTHLVGKDILRFHTVYWFSFLAAAGLPLPKTVYAHGMWLDADGRKMGKTIGNVIEVDVLHEHFQVDALRYFVLREMVFGQDGKFGYENLIERANADLASGLGNLASRTFSMITKYREGLVPNGKIAEENYLQARRAGIDPDGQDLVSVIEHARDEFLRRFDNFEFSQGLETIWTVIARVDKLISDSKPWELIKDEKQAETLNAVLYRASETLRWLCVLLYPVMPESAKNIYSQIGLSEDIATLDPANLKWGELATGTKIGETIGVFPRIDKNKVMNEIAEKSEARSQESEPEAVATGSPVAVEQVEAEVDNFITIDDFLKVELKVGEIKVAERIPNADKLLRFEIDLGEPEYRQILAGLAEYYEPETLIGRKVVVVANLKPRKMRGLESQGMICAASLEDGTGEKPALAAFIENVDIGARLK, from the coding sequence GTGTCTGATTCATTCGACTCCTCTGACCTTGTCCTCGAGGACAGCTATTATTTTCGTCTCTCTGACTATGACGACTTTCTGATCGAGGTAATTGAGAATTCGCCTGGACTCTTACGACCAGAGGGAAGAAAGAACGAGGTCATTTCGTTCGTTAGAAGCGGCCTGCAGGATCTATCGATCAGCCGTATGAAGGATTCCGTTTCGTGGGGCGTTCCGGTGCCGGATGACGATGAACACGTGATGTACGTCTGGCTCGACGCGCTTTCAAATTACATAACGGCGATCGGTTACGGCAATTCTGCAAAGGCCTCGGTCGGGTTTGAGAAATACTGGCAAAATGTGACGCATCTCGTAGGCAAGGACATCCTGCGATTTCACACGGTCTATTGGTTCTCGTTCCTGGCCGCGGCCGGATTGCCTCTGCCTAAGACAGTTTACGCTCACGGAATGTGGCTCGACGCCGATGGCCGAAAGATGGGAAAGACGATCGGCAACGTGATCGAGGTCGATGTGCTGCACGAGCATTTTCAGGTCGATGCACTGCGTTACTTTGTGCTGCGCGAGATGGTTTTTGGGCAGGACGGAAAATTCGGCTACGAAAATCTGATCGAGCGTGCAAATGCCGATCTCGCCAGCGGCCTCGGCAATCTCGCCAGCCGTACATTCTCGATGATAACCAAATACCGCGAAGGCCTCGTCCCAAACGGCAAGATCGCTGAGGAAAATTATCTACAGGCACGCCGTGCGGGTATCGACCCGGACGGCCAGGACCTCGTTTCGGTGATCGAGCACGCCCGCGACGAATTTTTGCGGCGGTTCGACAATTTCGAATTCAGCCAAGGTCTGGAAACTATCTGGACGGTCATCGCACGCGTTGACAAGCTGATTTCCGACTCAAAACCGTGGGAGCTGATCAAAGACGAAAAACAAGCCGAGACGCTAAACGCCGTGCTCTATCGAGCGAGCGAAACGCTGCGATGGCTGTGCGTTCTGCTCTATCCGGTTATGCCCGAGTCGGCAAAAAATATCTACAGCCAGATCGGCCTCAGCGAAGACATCGCCACGCTCGATCCTGCAAACCTAAAATGGGGCGAACTCGCCACCGGAACAAAGATCGGCGAAACGATCGGTGTTTTCCCAAGAATTGATAAGAACAAAGTTATGAATGAAATTGCAGAGAAGTCGGAAGCCAGAAGTCAGGAGTCAGAACCGGAAGCGGTAGCGACTGGGTCGCCCGTCGCGGTCGAACAAGTAGAAGCCGAAGTCGATAACTTCATCACCATTGATGATTTTCTCAAGGTCGAATTGAAGGTCGGCGAGATCAAGGTCGCCGAACGCATCCCGAACGCCGACAAACTCCTCCGTTTCGAGATCGATCTCGGCGAACCCGAATACCGCCAGATACTCGCCGGCCTCGCGGAATACTACGAGCCCGAGACCCTCATCGGCCGCAAAGTCGTCGTCGTCGCCAACCTAAAACCTCGCAAAATGCGAGGCCTGGAATCCCAAGGCATGATCTGCGCCGCCAGCCTCGAAGACGGAACTGGCGAAAAGCCGGCTCTTGCGGCGTTTATCGAGAATGTGGATATTGGAGCGAGGTTAAAATAG
- a CDS encoding TatD family hydrolase, producing MNLIDSHCHIDGEQFDADRDEVVERARAHGVAAMLNIGTGDPHSDDFRRAVAVAEKYDDVYASVGVHPHDAKLYDDKAENHLVELVRSSKKVIAWGEIGLDYYYDHSPRDVQRDVFRRQIRTARELDLPIIIHSRDADDETVEILTQECSYNGFRGIMHCFGGTASMAEALMKIGFLISFAGNVTFKKAENLRDAARVVPLDRLLIETDCPFLTPVPFRGKRNEPSYVVHTANFLAGFYSIDVNELAEATTSNFMNIFRLDGITA from the coding sequence ATGAACCTAATAGATTCCCACTGTCACATAGACGGCGAGCAGTTTGATGCGGATCGCGACGAAGTTGTTGAGCGTGCTCGTGCTCATGGCGTGGCCGCGATGCTGAACATCGGGACTGGCGATCCTCACTCGGACGATTTTCGGCGGGCGGTGGCGGTTGCAGAGAAATATGATGATGTCTACGCGTCGGTCGGCGTTCATCCGCATGATGCGAAGCTGTATGACGACAAAGCTGAAAACCACCTCGTTGAACTCGTAAGATCCAGTAAAAAAGTGATCGCGTGGGGCGAGATCGGACTTGATTATTACTATGACCATAGCCCTCGCGATGTGCAGCGTGATGTCTTTCGACGCCAGATCCGGACGGCGAGGGAACTTGATCTGCCGATTATCATTCACAGCCGCGATGCGGACGACGAGACCGTTGAGATCCTGACCCAAGAATGCTCGTATAATGGGTTTCGCGGGATCATGCATTGCTTTGGCGGCACCGCGTCGATGGCCGAGGCGCTGATGAAGATCGGGTTTCTGATATCGTTTGCCGGAAACGTCACGTTCAAAAAGGCCGAAAATCTTCGTGACGCCGCCAGAGTTGTGCCGCTCGACCGTTTGCTGATCGAGACCGATTGTCCGTTCCTCACGCCGGTTCCATTTCGCGGCAAGCGCAACGAGCCGAGCTATGTGGTTCACACTGCCAATTTTCTTGCGGGATTTTACTCGATCGATGTCAACGAACTCGCGGAGGCAACCACTTCGAATTTCATGAATATCTTCCGACTTGACGGAATAACCGCTTAG
- a CDS encoding YajQ family cyclic di-GMP-binding protein produces MAKENTFDIVSKTDYAELNNALNQTSKEISQRFDFKGSKAAVELKDKDLIMTAEDETRLRNMNDILQSKLLKRGISLKALDYQTIEAAAGGTVRQLVKVQQGIPIEKAKEVVRYIKDNKFKVQPSIQGETVRVSGKDRDTLQDVIAKLKAHDFGIDMTFDNFRSN; encoded by the coding sequence ATGGCAAAAGAAAATACATTTGATATCGTCTCGAAAACAGACTACGCGGAGCTGAATAACGCTTTGAATCAGACCTCGAAAGAGATCTCGCAGCGGTTCGATTTTAAGGGCAGCAAGGCGGCGGTCGAACTAAAGGACAAGGATCTCATCATGACTGCCGAGGACGAAACGCGTCTTCGCAACATGAACGACATCCTCCAAAGCAAACTTCTCAAACGAGGCATCTCGCTCAAGGCTCTCGATTATCAGACCATTGAGGCCGCCGCCGGCGGCACCGTTCGACAGCTCGTCAAGGTTCAGCAGGGAATCCCGATCGAAAAGGCCAAAGAGGTCGTTCGCTACATCAAAGACAACAAATTCAAGGTCCAACCCTCGATCCAGGGCGAAACCGTCCGAGTCTCAGGCAAAGACCGCGATACGCTCCAGGATGTCATCGCAAAGCTAAAGGCCCACGATTTTGGCATCGATATGACGTTTGATAATTTTAGGAGTAACTAG
- a CDS encoding type II toxin-antitoxin system HicB family antitoxin, whose amino-acid sequence MTRDFNILIEEDEDGMLVASVPELHGCHTQARSLDELMVRIKEAIELCLEVEKLQTPTPRFVGFQRMSVEV is encoded by the coding sequence ATGACTAGAGATTTTAATATTCTCATTGAGGAAGATGAGGACGGCATGTTGGTCGCATCTGTTCCCGAACTTCATGGCTGCCACACGCAGGCTCGCTCGCTTGACGAGTTAATGGTTCGTATTAAAGAAGCGATCGAACTTTGTCTGGAGGTTGAAAAACTTCAGACTCCTACGCCGAGATTTGTCGGATTTCAACGAATGTCGGTTGAAGTATGA
- a CDS encoding type II toxin-antitoxin system HicA family toxin: protein MTNVPTIDGKRLLKILRKRGFEVIRIEGSHHFVRHADGRSTVIPIHSNESIGKGLFYKILKDCELTWSDIESDL, encoded by the coding sequence ATGACAAACGTTCCGACAATCGATGGGAAACGACTCCTAAAAATTCTTCGGAAGCGAGGTTTCGAGGTAATTAGAATCGAAGGCAGCCATCACTTCGTGAGACATGCCGATGGGCGGTCAACAGTGATTCCAATTCACTCAAACGAATCGATTGGCAAAGGTCTGTTTTATAAGATATTGAAAGATTGTGAGCTGACCTGGAGCGACATTGAATCTGATCTGTAG
- a CDS encoding polyprenyl synthetase family protein — protein MQTFATSKKELLPNATARKIFGLVGEELALVEAEFERQARSNIQVINYLGDYLRASGGKRVRPALLVLTNYGVGGEGSADNVIRLATVMEMLHTATLVHDDIIDNADVRRNRASINARFGNQTAVLMGDWLYMSAFETALRERSLEILDILTRLTRKMTEGELIQMTMIARLDITVDDYFDILRRKTAFLFSACCEIGAILGGATLEVQNAMRDYGLNLGIAFQLADDILDLTSDGESLGKAAGVDLLEGKLTLPLIKLVQSDKSLKAVFEKIMFDGDYTSFPRETIMDRLRNDGIIDSITEEANNFARLARKSLDVLPETEYRSALEEIPEFVIQRKA, from the coding sequence GTGCAAACATTCGCCACATCAAAAAAAGAATTGCTCCCAAATGCCACTGCGCGCAAGATATTCGGTCTGGTGGGCGAAGAACTAGCGCTTGTTGAGGCGGAGTTTGAGCGGCAGGCTCGGTCTAATATTCAGGTAATCAATTACCTGGGCGATTATCTGCGGGCTTCGGGCGGGAAGCGTGTGCGGCCGGCGTTGTTGGTTTTGACGAATTATGGCGTCGGCGGCGAAGGCTCGGCGGACAATGTTATTCGGCTGGCGACCGTGATGGAGATGCTGCATACGGCGACGCTGGTGCATGACGACATTATTGACAACGCCGACGTGCGGCGAAATCGGGCTTCGATAAACGCGAGATTTGGCAATCAAACCGCCGTTCTTATGGGCGATTGGCTGTACATGTCGGCGTTTGAGACGGCCCTCAGAGAGCGTTCCCTTGAGATATTGGATATCTTGACGCGTCTAACGCGAAAGATGACCGAGGGCGAGCTCATCCAGATGACGATGATCGCTCGGCTTGATATTACGGTTGACGATTATTTTGACATTTTGCGGCGAAAGACGGCGTTCCTGTTCTCGGCGTGCTGCGAGATCGGTGCGATCTTGGGCGGAGCGACTCTTGAGGTGCAAAATGCTATGCGCGATTACGGGCTGAATCTCGGCATCGCGTTCCAACTTGCCGATGATATTCTCGATCTCACGTCCGACGGCGAAAGCCTCGGCAAGGCCGCCGGCGTTGACCTTTTAGAAGGCAAATTAACGCTTCCATTGATAAAGCTAGTCCAATCCGACAAATCGTTGAAGGCGGTTTTCGAAAAGATCATGTTCGACGGCGATTACACGAGTTTTCCGCGTGAAACAATTATGGATCGCCTTCGAAACGACGGTATCATTGACTCGATCACGGAGGAGGCAAACAATTTTGCCCGCCTCGCAAGAAAAAGTCTTGATGTTTTGCCGGAAACAGAGTATCGTTCTGCTTTAGAGGAGATACCCGAGTTCGTCATCCAGCGAAAAGCGTAG
- a CDS encoding VCBS repeat-containing protein has translation MIQTFLRACRIPFALAAGIIALSAFAAQADAQLPMRLRAQIQPACATTSALKFADIYADGNIAVMGSYNCRGVFIFNISNPDAPVLASWYNPGANLQFLEAIVIGNRGYFGTGNTGGVHIVDLTNPASPQLLGIVNSTNGGGHNTIHEMMVFDQGGQRYLLENSNSTGTGTARDLRIINVTNPAAAVLKWSFQSSDGGWVHAMHIRGNRLFLSGFVSSTRVDIYDMSTLASQAPVLLGSVAVGFNSNHSAWTSEDGNYLYSAREIGDSASANPGDIRVFDVTNPGSAFLVKRVSMNDLGIVAVTPHNPVVMGNKLYVAWYQAGTLVFDITDPSDPVLAGRYDTWPAQFTEEDLREVQQANSNIDRADMMCGTNLRNGQQIAGYNGNWAVFPFLGENKVLLGDLSTGLYVIDITSKNNIADFDGDKKTDFSAFTPATGMWNIENSSNSSASQTNFGFATDKLTPGDYDGDGRADMAIFRPSTGTWWIRRSSNPGNFLAVNFGISTDIPVPGDYDGDGKTDVAVFRPSTGVWYIQQSTAGIRIEGWGLSTDKAFTGDYDGDGKADLAIYRPSTGVWYIKQSSNGSALITPFGLPTDRPVSTDFDGDGRSDIAVYRPSEGNWYYLKSGSSNSFAVVRFGIAEDIPVPADYDGDGKADIAVFRPSSNAWYRLNSTNGSFSVRVFGSGGDAPIPASIQP, from the coding sequence ATGATTCAAACATTTCTACGAGCGTGCCGCATACCTTTTGCGCTCGCCGCCGGCATTATTGCCTTGTCCGCGTTTGCTGCTCAGGCCGATGCCCAATTGCCGATGCGGCTGCGGGCCCAGATCCAGCCGGCTTGTGCGACCACATCAGCTTTGAAATTCGCTGATATTTACGCGGACGGAAATATAGCCGTAATGGGAAGCTATAATTGCCGCGGAGTGTTTATTTTTAACATTTCAAATCCTGACGCCCCTGTGCTAGCGTCTTGGTACAATCCGGGAGCTAACTTACAGTTTCTTGAGGCGATCGTGATTGGAAACCGCGGTTATTTCGGAACAGGTAACACGGGCGGCGTTCATATCGTCGATCTGACCAATCCCGCGAGCCCACAGCTGCTCGGGATCGTAAATTCGACCAACGGCGGCGGGCATAACACCATCCATGAAATGATGGTGTTCGACCAGGGCGGACAGCGTTATCTGCTGGAGAATTCAAATTCGACCGGCACCGGAACAGCCCGCGACTTGAGGATCATCAATGTTACCAACCCTGCGGCTGCCGTCTTGAAATGGAGTTTTCAATCCAGCGACGGCGGTTGGGTTCACGCGATGCACATCCGTGGCAATCGTTTGTTTTTGTCCGGATTCGTAAGCAGCACGCGAGTTGATATTTACGATATGTCGACATTGGCTTCGCAAGCACCTGTACTTCTTGGTTCAGTCGCAGTCGGATTCAATTCAAATCACAGTGCGTGGACAAGCGAAGACGGGAACTACCTCTATAGTGCACGGGAGATCGGTGATAGTGCTTCGGCAAATCCCGGCGATATTCGCGTATTTGACGTTACGAATCCGGGATCCGCATTTTTGGTGAAACGGGTTTCAATGAACGACCTCGGCATCGTTGCGGTGACGCCTCATAATCCAGTCGTGATGGGAAACAAGCTGTATGTTGCATGGTATCAGGCAGGCACGTTGGTCTTTGACATAACCGATCCATCCGATCCGGTATTAGCGGGGCGTTATGATACGTGGCCTGCTCAGTTTACTGAGGAAGATCTCCGTGAGGTCCAACAAGCGAATTCGAATATTGATCGGGCCGACATGATGTGCGGCACAAATTTGCGTAACGGCCAGCAGATCGCCGGGTACAACGGTAACTGGGCTGTGTTTCCGTTTCTCGGCGAAAACAAAGTGCTTCTTGGCGACCTTTCAACCGGGCTCTATGTCATCGATATAACGTCGAAAAACAATATTGCCGATTTTGACGGCGATAAGAAGACCGATTTTTCTGCATTCACGCCGGCAACCGGAATGTGGAACATCGAGAATAGTTCAAATTCGTCGGCGTCGCAGACCAATTTTGGTTTTGCTACGGACAAACTCACTCCGGGCGATTATGATGGTGACGGACGAGCTGATATGGCTATCTTCCGTCCGTCGACAGGAACGTGGTGGATCCGCCGAAGCAGCAATCCCGGAAACTTCCTTGCGGTAAATTTTGGCATTAGTACTGATATTCCCGTTCCCGGAGATTACGATGGTGATGGCAAGACGGACGTGGCTGTATTCAGGCCGTCAACCGGCGTTTGGTACATTCAGCAAAGCACCGCAGGCATTCGCATTGAGGGCTGGGGCTTAAGCACCGACAAGGCATTCACCGGCGACTATGACGGCGACGGTAAAGCAGATCTTGCGATCTATAGGCCATCGACGGGTGTTTGGTACATTAAACAAAGCTCGAACGGCTCGGCACTGATCACGCCGTTCGGTTTGCCTACCGATCGCCCTGTATCGACCGATTTCGACGGCGACGGCAGATCGGACATAGCGGTGTACCGTCCAAGTGAAGGGAACTGGTATTATCTTAAATCCGGTTCGAGCAATTCGTTTGCGGTCGTTCGGTTCGGAATTGCCGAAGATATCCCTGTCCCGGCTGATTATGATGGAGACGGAAAGGCAGACATTGCTGTATTCAGGCCAAGCTCAAATGCCTGGTATCGGTTGAACAGCACCAACGGAAGCTTTAGCGTTCGTGTTTTTGGCTCGGGCGGCGACGCTCCGATACCCGCATCGATCCAACCGTAA